A region of Piscinibacter gummiphilus DNA encodes the following proteins:
- a CDS encoding histidinol-phosphatase, with the protein MTKNLCLFDLDHTLLPLDSDHTWGEFVIRQGWVDAESYRAGNNAFYAKYQAGTLDIHEYIAYCTAPWRDRSAAELAAAHDRFMNEDILPAIHPVAVDLVRKHQAQGDLVALVTATNEFVTGPIAKAFGIDHLLAVNLERDASGKVTGRIAGTPSFREGKVTRTAEWLTGMGLSYESFGRIHMYSDSANDLPLMEQATDPVATNPAPSLETIARERGWPILKLFP; encoded by the coding sequence ATGACGAAGAATCTCTGCCTGTTCGACCTCGACCACACGCTGCTGCCGCTCGACTCCGACCACACCTGGGGCGAGTTCGTGATCCGGCAGGGCTGGGTGGACGCCGAGTCGTACCGGGCCGGCAACAACGCCTTCTACGCGAAGTACCAGGCCGGCACCCTCGACATCCACGAGTACATCGCGTACTGCACCGCGCCGTGGCGCGACCGCTCCGCCGCAGAGCTGGCCGCGGCCCACGACCGTTTCATGAACGAGGACATCCTCCCCGCCATCCACCCCGTCGCGGTGGACCTCGTGCGCAAGCACCAGGCGCAGGGGGACCTCGTCGCGCTCGTCACGGCCACCAACGAGTTCGTCACCGGCCCGATCGCGAAGGCCTTCGGCATCGACCACCTGCTCGCGGTGAACCTCGAACGCGACGCGTCGGGCAAGGTCACCGGCCGCATCGCGGGCACGCCGTCGTTCCGCGAGGGCAAGGTCACGCGCACCGCCGAGTGGCTGACCGGCATGGGGCTGTCGTACGAAAGCTTCGGCCGCATCCACATGTACAGCGACTCGGCCAACGACCTGCCCCTGATGGAGCAGGCCACCGACCCGGTCGCCACCAACCCGGCGCCGTCGCTCGAGACCATCGCGCGCGAACGCGGCTGGCCCATCCTCAAGTTGTTCCCATGA
- the pcnB gene encoding polynucleotide adenylyltransferase PcnB: MIKKLIDKLLGKPAATARKSAQGKRVEVPASEHAIDLGLVDDNAIRVVKTLSDAGYEAYIVGGAVRDLLVGLRPKDFDVATNATPEQVKGLFRRAFIIGRRFRIVHVVYGRGREHEVIEVSTFRAVMDASAAEQVSGNEKTSKSELAGKTHVVDAAGRVLRDNVWGPQIEDAARRDFTVNAMYYDPQRQIVVDYHGGIKDAKKKVLRMIGDPATRYREDPVRIIRVVRFAAKLGFTIEAKTKAPIREMASLLHSVPASRTFDEMIKLLQTGHALASIEELKKQGLAGGGQGFFPILDLVIENGAKHPDRAKFVNAALADTDRRVGEGKPVAPSFMLACMLWHDVLDGWQRLKKKGEAPFPALTQAVDAVFDARIGDISGRGKLGADMREIWLMQPRFERRTGNGPLTLVEQTRFRAGFDFLRLRADAGEIDPALATWWEEFSMADPEDRPHMIQDVRKTERRAPRQASAPAPAAAEDDEDDLPPAEGSSDAPRKRRRRRRKPAGPGSSSGTEAS, from the coding sequence ATGATCAAGAAACTCATCGACAAGCTGCTCGGCAAGCCCGCCGCGACGGCCCGCAAGTCCGCCCAGGGCAAGCGGGTCGAGGTGCCGGCGAGCGAACACGCCATCGACCTCGGGCTCGTGGACGACAACGCGATCCGGGTGGTCAAGACCCTGTCCGACGCCGGCTACGAGGCCTACATCGTGGGCGGCGCGGTGCGCGACCTGCTGGTGGGCCTGCGGCCGAAGGACTTCGACGTGGCCACGAACGCCACGCCCGAGCAGGTCAAGGGCCTGTTCCGGCGCGCGTTCATCATCGGCCGGCGCTTCCGCATCGTGCACGTGGTGTACGGCCGCGGCCGCGAGCACGAGGTGATCGAGGTCTCCACGTTCCGCGCGGTGATGGACGCTTCCGCGGCCGAGCAGGTCTCGGGCAACGAGAAGACGTCGAAGAGCGAGCTCGCGGGCAAGACCCACGTGGTGGACGCCGCCGGCCGCGTGCTGCGCGACAACGTGTGGGGCCCGCAGATCGAGGACGCCGCGCGCCGCGACTTCACCGTCAACGCGATGTACTACGACCCGCAGCGCCAGATCGTCGTCGACTACCACGGTGGCATCAAGGACGCGAAGAAGAAGGTGCTGCGCATGATCGGCGACCCGGCCACGCGCTACCGCGAGGACCCGGTGCGCATCATCCGCGTGGTGCGTTTCGCCGCGAAGCTCGGCTTCACCATCGAGGCGAAGACGAAGGCGCCCATCCGCGAGATGGCCTCGCTGCTGCACAGCGTGCCCGCGTCGCGCACCTTCGACGAGATGATCAAGCTGCTGCAGACGGGCCACGCGCTCGCCAGCATCGAGGAGCTGAAGAAGCAGGGCCTGGCCGGTGGCGGGCAGGGCTTCTTCCCGATCCTCGATCTCGTGATCGAGAACGGTGCGAAACACCCCGACCGCGCGAAGTTCGTGAACGCCGCGCTGGCCGACACCGACCGCCGCGTGGGCGAAGGCAAGCCCGTGGCGCCGAGCTTCATGCTCGCCTGCATGCTGTGGCACGACGTGCTCGACGGCTGGCAGCGCCTGAAGAAAAAGGGCGAAGCTCCGTTCCCGGCGCTCACGCAGGCGGTGGACGCGGTGTTCGATGCCCGCATCGGCGACATCTCGGGCCGCGGCAAGCTCGGCGCCGACATGCGCGAGATCTGGCTGATGCAGCCGCGCTTCGAGCGCCGCACCGGCAACGGCCCGCTGACCCTCGTCGAGCAGACGCGCTTCCGCGCCGGCTTCGACTTCCTGCGGCTGCGCGCCGACGCCGGCGAGATCGACCCGGCCCTCGCCACGTGGTGGGAGGAGTTCTCGATGGCCGACCCCGAGGACCGGCCGCACATGATCCAGGACGTGCGCAAGACCGAACGCCGCGCGCCGCGCCAGGCCTCGGCGCCGGCGCCCGCCGCCGCGGAGGACGACGAGGACGACCTGCCGCCTGCCGAGGGCAGCAGCGACGCCCCGCGCAAGCGCCGTCGCCGCCGCCGCAAGCCGGCGGGCCCGGGTTCCAGTTCGGGCACCGAAGCGTCCTGA
- a CDS encoding SirB1 family protein, with product MSHRLSLEPPTALEYFSALVADDASLSLLEAAASLCQDEHPDIDLQALLGEVDTLADQLRRRVPADAVPLQRLRRLNRYFFQELGFAGNVNDYYDPGNSLLSTVLRTRRGIPITLAVLYIELANEIGLNACGVSFPGHFLVKLHMPEGEVVIDPFSGQSLSREQLDELLVPYRRSHGLEGDFEMPLGLFLQAAEPRDVLARMLRNLKEIHRSAGDWARLVAVLDRLVVLLPQNWEERRDRGLAHAELGNREAARKDLGAYLLHAREAVDRAAISVRLSELGPEGPDRLH from the coding sequence ATGTCCCATCGACTGAGTCTCGAGCCGCCCACGGCCCTGGAGTATTTTTCCGCGCTGGTGGCCGACGACGCCTCGCTGTCGCTGCTGGAAGCCGCCGCCAGCCTCTGCCAGGACGAACACCCCGACATCGACCTGCAGGCCTTGCTCGGCGAGGTCGACACCCTGGCCGACCAGCTCCGCCGCCGCGTCCCGGCCGACGCCGTGCCGCTGCAGCGCCTGCGCCGCCTGAACCGCTACTTCTTCCAGGAGCTGGGGTTCGCCGGCAACGTCAACGACTACTACGACCCGGGCAACAGCCTGCTGAGCACGGTGCTGCGCACCCGCCGGGGCATTCCGATCACGCTCGCCGTGCTCTACATCGAACTCGCCAACGAGATCGGCCTGAACGCCTGCGGCGTGTCCTTCCCCGGGCACTTCCTCGTGAAGCTGCACATGCCCGAGGGCGAGGTGGTGATCGACCCGTTCAGCGGGCAGTCGCTCTCCCGCGAGCAGCTCGATGAGCTGCTGGTGCCGTACCGCCGCAGCCACGGGCTCGAGGGCGACTTCGAGATGCCGCTCGGCCTGTTCCTGCAGGCGGCCGAGCCGCGCGACGTGCTGGCCCGCATGCTGCGCAACCTGAAGGAGATCCACCGCAGCGCCGGCGACTGGGCGCGGCTGGTGGCCGTGCTCGATCGCCTGGTGGTGCTGCTGCCCCAGAACTGGGAGGAGCGCCGCGACCGCGGCCTGGCCCACGCCGAGCTGGGCAACCGCGAGGCCGCCCGCAAGGACCTGGGCGCCTACCTGCTCCACGCCCGGGAGGCGGTGGACCGCGCCGCGATCAGCGTCCGGCTGAGCGAACTGGGCCCGGAGGGGCCCGATCGGTTGCATTGA
- a CDS encoding deoxynucleoside kinase, producing MSRFRHIAIEGAIGAGKTTLARRLAAHLGAELLLEQADENPYLDRYYQDPAGYAFQTQVFFLFQRLRQVTALAQPGIFTPVVVSDFMFEKDALFARLTLGDEEFRLYRQMYAEVEPRVPQPDLVVWLQAPVATLMERIRRRGILMEQRIDEVYLQRLMDAYAARFETYDRAPVLAVQTEHFHPGGVDADFAVLVDKLATMTGPRDFLGPPASPRLT from the coding sequence ATGAGCCGCTTCCGCCACATCGCGATCGAAGGGGCCATCGGGGCGGGCAAGACCACGCTCGCGCGGCGGCTCGCCGCGCACCTGGGCGCCGAGCTGCTGCTCGAGCAGGCCGACGAGAACCCGTACCTCGACCGCTACTACCAGGACCCGGCCGGCTACGCGTTCCAGACCCAGGTGTTCTTCCTGTTCCAGCGGCTGCGCCAGGTCACCGCGCTGGCCCAGCCCGGCATCTTCACGCCGGTGGTCGTCAGCGACTTCATGTTCGAGAAGGACGCGCTGTTCGCGCGCCTGACCCTCGGCGACGAGGAGTTCCGGCTCTACCGCCAGATGTACGCCGAGGTGGAGCCGCGCGTGCCGCAGCCCGACCTCGTCGTCTGGCTGCAGGCCCCCGTGGCCACGCTGATGGAGCGCATCCGCCGCCGGGGCATCCTGATGGAGCAGCGCATCGACGAGGTGTACCTGCAGCGCCTGATGGACGCCTATGCGGCCCGGTTCGAGACGTACGACCGGGCGCCGGTGCTCGCCGTCCAGACCGAACACTTCCACCCGGGCGGCGTGGACGCCGACTTCGCGGTGCTCGTGGACAAACTCGCCACGATGACCGGTCCGCGCGACTTTTTGGGGCCTCCGGCCTCGCCGCGCCTGACCTGA
- a CDS encoding serine hydrolase domain-containing protein — protein MTSLLAAAPPESLGLSPERLARLDAALEAEIERQKLPGAVAMIARRGKVAHFKAYGRLDPRQDVPMPKDAIFRIYSMTKPVVSVAVMMLVEEGRLLLSQPVSMYLPEFASPQVLVENEGQLETAPAGRAITVHDLLRHTAGFTYQFMGATPLHQRYAAAGLFGRGKTNADFTQALAALPLLRQPGTAWAYSHATDVLGRLVEVVTGRSLGEHLREAIFEPLGMTETAFHVDGSNHHRIAEPFAKDPDSGAPVSVFDVRSPSAQEMGGAGLASTAADYARFMEMMLSGGQLGGVRLLGPKTVRLMTSDHLGALPVSGDLLPVGHGFGLGFAVRLQDGVAAGAGSAGQYFWAGLAGTSFFIDPKEQLHAQLMIQQPGRRDHYRQLFRELVYAALVD, from the coding sequence ATGACCAGCCTCCTTGCCGCCGCGCCGCCGGAATCGTTGGGGCTCAGCCCCGAGCGGCTCGCCCGCCTCGACGCCGCCCTCGAGGCCGAGATCGAGCGGCAGAAGCTGCCGGGGGCCGTCGCGATGATCGCCCGCCGCGGCAAGGTCGCCCACTTCAAGGCCTACGGCCGGCTCGACCCGCGGCAGGACGTGCCGATGCCGAAGGACGCCATCTTCCGCATCTACTCGATGACGAAGCCGGTCGTCTCGGTGGCCGTGATGATGCTGGTCGAGGAGGGGCGCCTGCTGCTGTCGCAGCCGGTGTCGATGTACCTGCCGGAGTTCGCGTCGCCGCAGGTGCTGGTCGAGAACGAAGGGCAGCTCGAGACGGCTCCCGCCGGCCGCGCCATCACGGTGCACGACCTGCTGCGCCACACGGCCGGCTTCACCTACCAGTTCATGGGCGCCACGCCGCTGCACCAGCGGTACGCGGCGGCCGGCCTGTTCGGCCGGGGCAAGACCAACGCCGACTTCACGCAGGCGCTGGCCGCGTTGCCGCTGCTGCGCCAGCCCGGCACCGCCTGGGCCTACAGCCACGCCACCGACGTGCTGGGCCGCCTCGTCGAGGTGGTCACGGGCCGCTCGCTCGGCGAGCACCTGCGCGAGGCCATCTTCGAGCCGCTCGGCATGACCGAGACGGCGTTCCACGTCGACGGCTCGAATCACCACCGCATCGCCGAGCCGTTCGCGAAGGACCCGGATTCGGGCGCGCCGGTCAGCGTGTTCGACGTGCGCTCGCCCAGCGCCCAGGAGATGGGGGGCGCGGGCCTCGCGTCCACGGCGGCCGACTACGCGCGGTTCATGGAGATGATGCTGTCGGGCGGCCAGCTCGGTGGCGTGCGCCTGCTGGGCCCGAAGACGGTGCGCCTGATGACGTCCGACCACCTGGGGGCGCTGCCCGTGAGCGGCGACCTGCTGCCCGTGGGCCATGGCTTCGGCCTCGGTTTCGCCGTGCGCCTGCAGGACGGCGTGGCGGCGGGAGCGGGCTCGGCCGGCCAGTACTTCTGGGCGGGCCTCGCGGGCACCTCGTTCTTCATCGACCCGAAGGAGCAGCTGCACGCGCAGCTGATGATCCAGCAGCCGGGTCGCCGTGACCACTATCGCCAGCTGTTCCGCGAGCTCGTGTACGCGGCCCTGGTCGACTGA
- the folK gene encoding 2-amino-4-hydroxy-6-hydroxymethyldihydropteridine diphosphokinase, which yields MPVTAYVGLGANLGDAAAALDAAVAALAALPGTRLAACSPRYRTAPVDATGPDYLNAVAALDTDLSAEALLAALHEIELHHGRERLYRNAPRTLDLDLLLHGDARIDGPQLVVPHPRLHERAFVLVPLADLAPDLVVPGRGRVRDLLDTVADQRIERLSP from the coding sequence ATGCCGGTGACCGCGTACGTGGGCCTCGGGGCCAACCTGGGTGACGCGGCCGCGGCGCTCGACGCGGCGGTGGCGGCCCTCGCCGCGCTGCCCGGCACGCGCCTCGCCGCCTGTTCGCCGCGGTACCGCACCGCGCCGGTGGACGCCACCGGCCCCGACTACCTCAACGCCGTCGCGGCCCTCGACACGGACCTCTCCGCCGAGGCGCTGCTGGCCGCGCTCCACGAGATCGAGCTGCACCACGGCCGCGAACGCCTGTACCGAAACGCCCCGCGCACGCTGGACCTCGACCTGCTGCTGCACGGCGACGCCCGCATCGACGGCCCGCAGCTCGTCGTGCCCCATCCCCGCCTGCACGAGCGCGCGTTCGTGCTGGTGCCGCTCGCCGACCTCGCGCCGGACCTCGTGGTGCCGGGTCGGGGGCGGGTCCGCGACTTGCTCGACACCGTGGCCGACCAACGCATCGAAAGGCTTTCCCCATGA
- the hda gene encoding DnaA regulatory inactivator Hda, translating into MRQLPLDIATEPARSFDSFVAGANAHAVAHLRQVMHQSAPVFLWGPSGVGKTHLLHATANLVQQQGGRVVWFDAHQPVPWHVEDAGQLVVLDNCDQFDDAHQHAAFALFIEATTHGVPVLGAAPMPPVDLPVRDDLRTRLGWGHVFAIQPLSEPEARAALRREADRRGLFLSDDVMDYLLTHFARDLKHLMALLDRLDEFALVHKRAITVPLLKQMLTEEGP; encoded by the coding sequence ATGCGCCAACTCCCGCTCGACATCGCCACCGAGCCCGCACGGTCCTTCGACAGTTTCGTGGCGGGGGCGAACGCCCACGCCGTCGCCCATCTGCGCCAGGTCATGCACCAGTCCGCGCCGGTGTTCCTCTGGGGCCCGTCCGGCGTCGGCAAGACCCACCTGCTTCACGCCACCGCCAACCTCGTGCAGCAGCAGGGCGGCCGGGTGGTCTGGTTCGACGCCCACCAGCCGGTGCCCTGGCACGTGGAAGACGCCGGCCAGCTCGTGGTGCTCGACAACTGCGACCAGTTCGACGATGCCCACCAGCACGCCGCCTTCGCGCTGTTCATCGAGGCCACCACGCACGGCGTGCCCGTGCTGGGCGCCGCGCCCATGCCCCCGGTGGACCTGCCCGTGCGCGACGACCTGCGCACCCGCCTCGGCTGGGGCCACGTGTTCGCGATCCAGCCGCTGTCCGAGCCCGAGGCCCGGGCCGCGCTGCGCCGCGAGGCCGACCGCCGCGGCCTGTTCCTGTCCGACGACGTGATGGACTACCTGCTGACCCATTTCGCCCGCGACCTCAAGCACCTGATGGCGCTGCTGGACCGGCTCGACGAGTTCGCGCTGGTGCACAAGCGGGCCATCACCGTTCCACTGCTCAAGCAAATGCTGACCGAAGAGGGTCCATGA
- a CDS encoding DMT family protein, whose translation MSGIPVSLQTVLLLVASNVFMTFAWYGHLKNLADKPWYTAALVSWGIALFEYLLQVPANRIGHAGGFSLAQLKITQEVITLAVFVPFAMLYMDQPFKLDFLWAGLCMVGAVYFIFR comes from the coding sequence ATGAGCGGCATCCCCGTCTCGCTCCAGACCGTCCTGCTGCTCGTCGCGTCGAACGTGTTCATGACGTTCGCGTGGTACGGCCACCTGAAGAACCTCGCCGACAAGCCCTGGTACACGGCCGCGCTCGTCAGCTGGGGCATCGCGCTGTTCGAATACCTGCTGCAGGTGCCGGCGAATCGCATCGGCCACGCGGGCGGCTTCTCGCTGGCCCAGCTCAAGATCACGCAGGAGGTGATCACGCTCGCCGTGTTCGTGCCGTTCGCGATGCTCTACATGGACCAGCCGTTCAAGCTCGACTTCCTGTGGGCCGGCCTGTGCATGGTGGGGGCGGTGTACTTCATCTTCCGCTGA
- a CDS encoding DUF1254 domain-containing protein, translated as MRTPWIAGLAAALALPAFAQPAPQKVDVDNFVRAESDMYIGNMAKEGGLGKLLHRRQPASIDNQTVIRLNRDTLYTFAVFDLDAGPVEITMPDAGGRFMSLQVVNQDHYTPAVYYGAGRRQLTRENVGTRYVVAGIRTLVNPADPKDIAEVHALQDRITVSQKATGSLDMPAWDAGSHKKVRDALLSLAATQPDFREAFGTREAVNPIHHLLGTAAGWGGNPDKDAVYLSVTPERNDGRTVYRLDVKDVPVDGFWSVSVYNAKGYYEKNAAGAYTVNNITAKKAADGSVPIQFGGCDGKVANCIPTVDGWNYTVRLYRPKQAVLDKQWQFPAPRPVN; from the coding sequence ATGCGCACCCCATGGATCGCCGGCCTCGCCGCCGCCCTCGCCCTCCCTGCGTTCGCCCAGCCAGCACCACAGAAGGTCGACGTCGACAACTTCGTCCGGGCCGAGTCGGACATGTACATCGGCAACATGGCGAAGGAAGGCGGACTCGGCAAGCTGCTGCACCGGCGCCAACCCGCTTCGATCGACAACCAGACGGTGATCCGCCTGAACCGGGACACCCTCTACACCTTCGCCGTCTTCGACCTCGACGCAGGGCCCGTGGAGATCACGATGCCGGACGCGGGTGGGCGATTCATGTCGCTGCAGGTGGTCAATCAGGACCACTACACCCCCGCTGTCTACTACGGCGCAGGCCGCCGGCAGCTGACCCGGGAGAACGTCGGCACCCGCTACGTGGTCGCGGGCATCCGTACGCTGGTGAATCCGGCGGATCCGAAGGACATCGCCGAGGTGCACGCGCTGCAGGACCGGATCACCGTGTCGCAGAAGGCGACCGGCTCGCTCGACATGCCCGCCTGGGACGCCGGGAGCCACAAGAAGGTGCGCGACGCTCTGCTCTCGCTCGCCGCGACGCAGCCCGACTTCCGGGAGGCCTTCGGCACCCGCGAAGCGGTGAACCCCATCCACCACCTGCTGGGCACGGCCGCCGGCTGGGGCGGGAACCCCGACAAGGATGCGGTCTACCTGAGCGTCACGCCCGAGCGCAACGACGGCCGCACGGTGTACCGCCTCGACGTGAAGGACGTGCCGGTGGACGGCTTCTGGTCCGTGAGCGTCTACAACGCGAAGGGCTACTACGAGAAGAATGCCGCGGGGGCCTACACCGTCAACAACATCACCGCGAAGAAGGCGGCGGACGGCAGCGTGCCCATCCAGTTCGGCGGGTGCGACGGCAAGGTGGCCAACTGCATCCCGACGGTGGACGGGTGGAACTACACGGTGCGCCTGTACCGGCCGAAGCAGGCCGTTCTCGACAAGCAGTGGCAGTTCCCCGCGCCCCGGCCCGTGAACTGA
- a CDS encoding DUF3579 domain-containing protein — MSSAKPREVFIQGVTQDGRVFRPSDWAERLAGAMSCFRPEGSGGGIGAFIGYSPYCVPRVINGVKCVIVNEALRDVELMAWDFVMNFARDNNLQVAEACLLPETGSERPKAG; from the coding sequence ATGAGCTCTGCCAAACCCCGCGAAGTCTTCATCCAAGGCGTGACCCAGGACGGCCGTGTTTTCCGACCCAGCGATTGGGCGGAGCGGCTCGCCGGTGCCATGTCGTGCTTCCGCCCCGAAGGGTCGGGGGGCGGCATCGGCGCCTTCATCGGTTATTCGCCTTACTGCGTTCCCCGTGTCATCAACGGCGTGAAGTGTGTCATCGTCAACGAGGCACTGCGTGACGTCGAACTCATGGCGTGGGACTTCGTGATGAACTTCGCCCGCGACAACAACCTGCAGGTCGCCGAGGCCTGCCTGCTGCCCGAGACCGGCTCCGAGCGGCCCAAGGCGGGCTGA
- the murJ gene encoding murein biosynthesis integral membrane protein MurJ — protein MNLLRAASTVSLLTLCSRVTGLASQLMIASMFGAGAWTDAYNAAFRIPNMLRRLFGEGAFAQAFVPILGQTRVTEGDETTRRLIDAVATILAWALFLTCVVGILAAPAVVWLLASGLEKFDDAVLMTRLMFPYIGFISLVALAAGILNTWKHFAVPAAAPVLLNLSLIACAWGLAPVFARWGVQPIYSLAVGVMLGGVLQLAVQVPALVAIGQLPRIGLGPAAIRAAWNHPGVHKVLRQMAPALIGVSVAQLSLFINTQLASHLGVGAISWLGYADRLMEFPTALLGVALGVVLIPQLSSAQGRGDTASYSALLDWGLRLVVMLALPCAVALLVFPEALVAVLFHRGAFTAADVAQTVRALQGYGVGLMGLIAIKILAPGFYARQDIRTPVRIAVAVLVLTQVLNAVFWFFVPSLQHAGLALSIGLGALVNAAWLFIGLRRSGAYVPAAGWGGFGLKVVVATGLLTGLLAWGAHHVDWVGLPGWTRVGWLVLLLGGSAVLYFGSLLAMGLNLKQFVRRG, from the coding sequence ATGAACCTGCTCCGGGCCGCGTCCACCGTCTCCCTGCTCACCCTCTGCTCCCGGGTCACGGGCCTCGCCAGCCAGCTGATGATCGCGTCGATGTTCGGCGCGGGCGCCTGGACGGACGCGTACAACGCCGCCTTCCGCATCCCCAACATGCTGCGCCGCCTCTTCGGCGAAGGGGCTTTCGCGCAGGCCTTCGTGCCCATCCTCGGGCAGACGCGCGTCACCGAGGGCGACGAGACCACCCGCCGCCTGATCGACGCGGTGGCCACCATCCTCGCGTGGGCCCTGTTCCTGACCTGCGTGGTGGGCATCCTCGCGGCCCCGGCCGTCGTGTGGCTGCTGGCCTCCGGCCTCGAGAAGTTCGACGACGCGGTGCTGATGACCCGCCTGATGTTTCCGTACATCGGCTTCATCTCCCTCGTGGCGCTGGCCGCGGGCATCCTCAACACCTGGAAGCACTTCGCGGTGCCGGCGGCCGCGCCCGTGTTGCTCAACCTCTCGCTGATCGCCTGCGCGTGGGGGCTCGCCCCCGTGTTCGCGCGCTGGGGCGTCCAGCCCATCTACTCGCTGGCCGTCGGGGTGATGCTCGGCGGCGTGCTGCAGCTCGCGGTGCAGGTGCCCGCGCTCGTGGCCATCGGGCAACTGCCCCGCATCGGCCTCGGTCCGGCCGCGATCCGCGCGGCCTGGAACCACCCGGGCGTGCACAAGGTGCTGCGCCAGATGGCCCCGGCGCTGATCGGGGTGTCGGTGGCGCAGCTCTCGCTCTTCATCAACACGCAGCTCGCGTCGCACCTGGGCGTGGGGGCGATCTCGTGGCTCGGGTATGCCGACCGCCTGATGGAGTTCCCGACGGCGTTGCTGGGCGTGGCGCTGGGTGTCGTGCTGATCCCGCAACTCTCGAGCGCCCAGGGACGGGGCGACACCGCGTCGTACTCGGCCCTGCTCGACTGGGGTCTTCGCCTCGTGGTGATGCTCGCACTGCCGTGCGCGGTGGCGCTGCTGGTGTTTCCCGAGGCCCTGGTCGCCGTGCTGTTCCACCGGGGAGCCTTCACCGCGGCCGACGTCGCCCAGACCGTGCGGGCGCTGCAGGGCTACGGCGTGGGGCTGATGGGGCTCATCGCGATCAAGATCCTCGCCCCCGGCTTCTATGCCCGCCAGGACATCCGCACCCCGGTGCGCATCGCCGTGGCCGTGCTGGTGCTGACCCAGGTGCTCAACGCGGTCTTCTGGTTCTTCGTGCCGTCGCTGCAGCACGCGGGTCTTGCGCTGTCCATCGGCCTCGGGGCCCTCGTGAACGCCGCGTGGCTGTTCATCGGCCTGCGCCGCAGCGGGGCCTACGTGCCCGCGGCGGGGTGGGGCGGCTTCGGCCTGAAGGTGGTGGTGGCCACCGGGCTCCTGACCGGGCTGCTCGCCTGGGGTGCCCACCACGTCGACTGGGTGGGCCTGCCGGGCTGGACCCGCGTCGGCTGGCTCGTGCTGCTGCTCGGGGGCTCCGCCGTGCTGTACTTCGGCAGCCTGCTCGCGATGGGGCTGAACCTGAAACAGTTCGTCCGCAGGGGCTGA
- the rpsT gene encoding 30S ribosomal protein S20 has protein sequence MATASKAKKKTVRIASGLKRVRQDVKLNAANTALRSKFRTVIKNVQKAVAAGDKAKATELFQSAQSVIDSVADKGLFHKNKAARHKSRLSAKVKALAA, from the coding sequence ATGGCAACCGCTTCCAAAGCTAAGAAAAAGACTGTCCGCATCGCGTCTGGCCTCAAGCGCGTTCGGCAAGATGTGAAACTGAACGCCGCCAACACGGCCCTGCGTTCGAAGTTCCGCACCGTCATCAAGAATGTCCAGAAGGCTGTGGCCGCCGGCGACAAAGCCAAGGCCACGGAACTCTTCCAATCCGCCCAGAGCGTGATCGACTCGGTCGCCGACAAGGGTCTGTTCCACAAGAACAAGGCAGCTCGCCACAAGAGCCGCCTGTCCGCCAAGGTCAAGGCTCTCGCGGCCTGA